Proteins encoded in a region of the Pieris rapae chromosome 12, ilPieRapa1.1, whole genome shotgun sequence genome:
- the LOC111002748 gene encoding dynein axonemal light chain 1-like, whose product MAVKPTTCKEAIARWEKKTGENATEAKVLEFQFQWPPIEKMDGALSTLVACEKLSLSSNMIDKIVGIAGMRSLKILSLGRNYIKSLAGIETVSETLEELWISYNQIDKLKGIGVMKVLRVLYISNNVVKEWAEFNRLQECPSLRDVTFIGNPICDNQPDVETWRTQASNRLQQITKLDGIPIVRDTD is encoded by the exons ATGGCGGTAAAGCCTACAACGTGTAAGGAAGCCATTGCTCGATGGGAGAAGAAAACTGGTGAAAATGCGACTGAAGCGAAAGTGCTAGAGTTCCAGTTCCAATGGCCACCTATTGAAAAAATGGATGGTGCTCTATCAACCCTTGTAGCTTGCGA AAAGTTAAGTCTCTCATCCAACATGATCGATAAAATAGTCGGGATCGCTGGAATGAGAAGCTTAAAGATTCTATCCTTGGGCAGGAACTATATTAAATCCTTAGCGGGAATC GAAACTGTTTCTGAAACTCTTGAAGAATTATGGATTAGTTATAACCAGATAGATAAGCTTAAAGGTATCGGAGTTATGAAGGTTTTGAGAGTGCTATATATATCCAATAACGTGGTGAAGGAGTGGGCTGAATTTAATAGattacag GAATGCCCATCTCTAAGAGACGTGACGTTCATCGGAAACCCAATATGTGATAACCAACCGGACGTGGAAACGTGGCGCACACAGGCTTCCAATCGTCTCCaacaaattacaaaacttGATGGAATTCCTATTGTTAGAGATACTGATTAG